The Penaeus chinensis breed Huanghai No. 1 chromosome 29, ASM1920278v2, whole genome shotgun sequence genome window below encodes:
- the LOC125040389 gene encoding beta-1,3-galactosyltransferase 1-like, translating into MWHRGKSLEVDMAQSASADKIMSVYLEMLLVKPNATYIDLALIWANPFHMGSGQMNTASMIPQGAESRQPTAALRSLPPEDFPSDFLIEEEDFCSRQRRRLFLLAYVHSSILATRKRSHTRATWAGGKGYGVGLGVVFMVGRARTPEEQRIVQEESRLHHDIVQGNYTDTYELLSLKALASLAWVSRHCSPVPWTLHADDDVLVDPFLLTSLLRRRLSREKNKFLCYPWKGSKVQRQGRWAVQYEDYPNATYPEYCMGAAWVVQTHVIPSLLSAAARVPFLWVDDVYVTGILAQGAAVKHSPWMRKFISRENISEEDIGKKVIWYHLGEDRSAWWKLILGYHGYH; encoded by the exons ATGTGGCACAGAGGTAAGTCACTTGAAGTTGACATGGCCCAGTCTGCTTCTGCTGACAAAATTATGAGTGTATATCTGGAGATGTTGCTAGTTAAGCCCAATGC aacttatatagaccttgctttGATATGGGCCAATCCTTTCCACATGGGGTCAGGTCAA ATGAACACGGCCTCCATGATCCCCCAGGGCGCCGAGAGCAGGCAGCCAACCGCTGcacttcgctctcttcctcccgaAGACTTTCCGTCGGACTTCCTGATCGAGGAGGAGGACTTCTGCAGCCGCCAGCGCCGTCGCCTCTTCCTTCTCGCATACGTCCACTCCTCCATCCTCGCGACTCGCAAGCGGTCACACACTAGGGCGACTTGGGCGGGCGGCAAGGGATACGGCGTGGGCTTGGGCGTCGTGTTCATGGTGGGGCGCGCCAGGACCCCGGAGGAGCAGAGGATCGTTCAGGAAGAAAGTCGTCTCCATCATGACATCGTGCAG GGAAATTATACCGACACCTACGAGTTGCTGAGCCTCAAGGCCCTCGCGTCTCTTGCATGGGTGAGCCGACACTGCTCCCCCGTGCCCTGGACGCTCCACGCAGACGACGACGTGTTGGTGGACCCCTTTCTCCTCACATCCCTCCTCAGGAGGAGGCTCtcgagagagaagaacaagttCCTTTGCTATCCATGGAAGGGCTCTAAAGTCCAGCGCCAGGGACGCTGGGCCGTCCAGTACGAAGACTATCCCAACGCTACCTATCCTGAGTACTGTATGGGAGCTGCCTGGGTAGTGCAGACTCACGTCATCCCAAGTCTTCTGAGTGCGGCCGCGCGAGTTCCGTTCCTGTGGGTGGATGACGTCTACGTCACTGGAATATTAGCGCAAGGCGCGGCCGTGAAACACTCGCCATGGATGAGGAAGTTCATCAGCAGGGAAAATATTAGTGAAGAGGATATAGGAAAGAAAGTGATTTGGTATCACCTGGGAGAGGACAGGTCTGCCTGGTGGAAACTAATTCTGGGTTACCATGGATACCACTAG